The sequence GCGCGCGTGTCATCGTTCCGACGTTTCGCCGGTCGATACTTCACCCATGTCCGAATTTCGCCTCACGCAGATTTCCGACACCCATCTCGGCCGGCGCTTCCCCGGCCTGATCGAAAACTTCCATCGTGTCTGCGCGCACATCGACACCGAGCGGCCCGATCTCGTCATCAACACCGGCGACGTTTCCTTCGACGGGCCGACAAGCCGCGACGATGTTGAATTCGCGAAGGGTCTGCATAACGCCCTGCCCGTCGCCTGTCGCTACATCCCCGGCAATCACGACATCGGCGACAATCCGACTGCGATCGGGCCTGCGCCGAAGCCGCCGGTCACGGAAGCGCATCGTCGGCAGTTCTGCGACATCATCGGCGAAGACCATTGGTCGTTCGAAGCCGCCGGCTGGCGCTTCATCGGCCTCAACACGCTGGTGATGAACTCAGGCCTCGCCTTCGAGACCGAACAGTTCGACTGGCTGTCTCAGGAGATCGCGCGCGTGAACGGCGGGCCGGTCGCGCTGTTCCTGCATAAGCCGCTGTTTCTCAACCTGCCCGACGATCCCGAGACGCCGGAGACCTCGATCCGCTACGTGCCGCAGCCGGCGCGGGCGCGGTTGATCGAGATGTTCGCGCGTGTCGATCTGCGCCTCATCGCCAGCGGTCACGTGCATCAGCGCCGCGACTTCACCTTCCGCTATACGCGCCACGTCTGGGCGCCGTCGGTGGGCTTCAGGATCAACGATGCCCGCCAGGACCGCATCGCGATCAAGGAGACCGGCCTCGTAGAGTACCGCTTCCGGCCGGACAGTTTCGAGGTCCGCCACGTCAGGGCCGCAGGCCAGGCCGACATCGATATCGAGGAAGTCCTCCTCCAGATGGGCGGCGAGCATTAGCTCAATCCGATGGCACGAACCCCTATCTAAATACCGTAATGCATCGAATTTGTCCCCAGATTGGCTATATTTGGCTAATGACAACGTTGTCATACGAACATATCGTTCATTCCAGCGGTCAAGGGCCGCTGAGGGAGCGACGATGCAGTTCTTGTCCCGGTGGGATAGCCAACGCCTTTCGACGACCATTCGGGGCATTCCCCTGGTCGATGGCGTCGCCACCGAGGACATCGGCAGCCAGCGCTGGTCGCCCGCGCGCGGCGATCTCGCCCTGCCCGCTCTCACCCTTGATGAAGCCGCCTTCGCCGCCAACCGCGACCTCTTCCTGAAATGGTGCAAGAGCGCCGGCGTTGCCGTCGCGCCCCACGCCAAGACGCCGATGTCGCCGGAGCTGGCGCGCTCGCTGCGCGTAGCTGGTGCCTGGGGCACGACGGTTGCCAACATCCAGCAGGCCGCCGTGCTGCTCGCGAGCGGCGAGCGGCGCCTGCTCCTCGCCAACGAGATTGGCGGGCTCGCGGCCGGCCGGCGGCTGGGCGCGCTGCTCAGCGCCTATCCCGACGTTGAGTTTCACGCCTTCGCAGATTCACCGGCAGCGGTCGCAGCACTGGCCGAGGCGGCGCGCGTCGCGAACCGGCGCGAGCTGTCCGTGCTGGTCGAACTCGGTGCGGGCCGGGCCGGCGCGCGCGACCGCGCCGCGATTGAGGCAACGATTGCCGCGGTGCTCGCGGCCGACCGACTCGTGCTCGGCGGCGTCGCGACCTACGAGGGCGCGGTCGCCACGCCCGACGCCGACAATACCATGCACGCGATCGCAGCGCTGATGAAACGGACCATCGAGGCCTTGGCCATGGTACGCGCCGCCGCGCCGCGCCTGCCGCTGATCATCAGCGCCGGCGGCTCGGCCTATTTCGATGTCGTGGCCCGCGCGCTCGCGCCAGTCGCCCAGGCCGACGGCAACGCGACCGTCGTGCTGCGCTCCGGTGCGCTGTTCTTCGCCGATCACGGCATCTATGGCCGCGCCTTCGCCGAACTCGACCGGCGCGGCGGTCTTCTCATCGACGGCATACGACACTCTGCGTCCGACAGTTTTCGCCCCGCGCTGACGCTCTGGGCCGAAGTGCTGTCGCGGCCGGAGGCCGGTCTCGCGATTGCAGGCTTCGGCATGCGCGATGCTTCCTTCGATCAGGGACTGCCGGTGCCGCTCAGCATCTTCCGCGACGGTGTCGAGCGGAACGGGCTCGCTGAGACCTTGTCGGTCACCCGCCTCAACGACCAGCATGCGTTCCTGTCGGTTGCGCCCGAGAGTGCGCTTGCGGTCGGCGACATCATCGCCTTCGGCATCTCGCATCCCTGCACCTGTCTCGACCGCTGGCGCGTCATCTTCGGCCTCGACGTCGACGGCGTCGTGACGCGCGCCCTTCCCACCCAGTTCGGCTGAGAGCGGCGATGAATTTCCTGCCGCTCTGGCGCTATCAGAACCAGCTCATCGACGGCGCCATCGTCACGCTGGAGCTGACGGTGATCTCGGCGCTGGCCGGGCTCGTGATCGGCATCGCCGGCGCGGTCGCGCTGAAGGGGCGCATCACGCCGCTGCGCTGGCTGGTGCGCGGATACATCGAGCTGTTCCGCAACACGCCGTCGCTGATCCAGATCTTCATCGTCTTTTTCGTGCTGCCGAACTTCGGCCTGAAGCTGCCGGCCTTCGAGGCCGCCGCCGTCGCGCTGTCGCTCTATTTCGGCGCCTACTCCGTCGAGATCATTCGCGCCGGCCTCGATTCCATTCCCCGCAGCCAGGTGGAGGCCGGCCAGTGCCTCGGACTGTCGGGCTGGCAGGTGTTCCGCCACATCATCCTGCCGCCGGCGCTGCGCAACGCCTATCCGGCCGTGACCAGCCAGTTCGTCCTTTTGCTGCTCGGAACCTCGCTCGCTTCGCAGGTCGCCGCCGACGAGCTGTTTCATGTCGCCGGCTTCATCGAGAGCCGCACCTATCGCAGCTTCGAGGTCTATGCGGTGATCTGCGCGGTCTATTTCGCGATGGCGATGTCGTTCAAGGCGCTGTTCGCCATCATCAGTCTGGCGGCCTTCCGCTGGCCGCGGCGGCGCTGAGGGACCAGCGATGCGATCCTTCTCCCTCATCGATTTCGTCTCGCTGTTCGCAGCACTGCGCTGGACCGTCGCACTCGTCGCGCTCGCGCTCGCCTTCGGCGCGCCGCTGGCGCTCGGGCTTGCGCTCGGCCGCATCAGCCGGTTCGCGGGCCTGCGCTGGGCGATGGCGGCTTGCATCCAGGTGATCCAGAGCGTGCCGCTGCTTGGCCTCTTGTTCTTCTTCTATTTCGGCATGCCGGTTTTCCTCGGCATCCAGGTGCCGGCGCTTGTCGCCGTGACCGTCGCCTACACGCTCTACACCGCCGCCTTCCTCGGCGAGATCTGGCGCGGCGGGCTGGAGGCCGTGAAGCAGGCGCAATGGGAAGCCGGCGCCTGCCTCGGCCTCTCCGCCTGGCAGCAGTTCCGCCACATCATCGCGCCGCAGGCGCTGCGGCTGTCGCTGCCGCCGACCGTCGGCTTCCTGGTGCAGCTCATCAAGGGCACCTCGCTCGCCTCGATCCTCGGCTTCGTCGAGCTTGCCCGCGCCGGACAGGTGGTGAGCGCGGCGACGTTCCAGCCGCTGCTCACCTACGCGCTGGTCGCTGCGATCTATTTCGCGCTGTGCCTGCCGCTCACGCTCTGGTCCCGCTCCCTGGAGGCCCGCCTCGATGGCTCTCGTTGAAATCCGCGACGTGCACAAGACATTCGGCAAGGTCGAGGTGCTCAAGGGCGTCTCGCTCGATGTCGAGGAAGGCGAGATCGTCACCATCATCGGCCGCTCCGGCTCGGGCAAGTCGACGCTGCTCCGTTGCATTAACGCGCTGGAGAGCGTCGATTCCGGCGAGATCCGGGTCGAGGGCCAGAAGGTCCACGCCAAGATGCCTGACCTGAAGAAATTCCGTCAGCGCGTCGGCATCGTGTTCCAGGCCTTCAATTTGTTTCCGCATCTGAAGGTCGAGCGCAACATCACGCTCGCCCCGCTGCTCACCGGGCGTATCGAGAAAGCGAAAGCACGTGCGCTGGCTGAGGATGTGCTCACCCGCGTCGGCCTCTCCGACAAGATCGACGCCTGGCCGGAGCAGCTCTCCGGCGGCCAGCAGCAGCGCGTCGCCATCGCGCGCTGCCTCGCCATGTCCCCTCACCTCATGCTGTTCGACGAGGTGACCTCCGCGCTCGACCCCGAGCTCGTCGGCGAAGTCCTGAAGGTGATGGAGGCGATGGCGAAGCAGGGCATGACCATGATCCTCGTCACCCACGAGATGGGCTTTGCCCGCAACGTCGCCAACCGCATCGTCTTCATGCACCAGGGCCGCGTCTGGGAACAGGGACCGCCGGCCAAACTGTTTGCCAACCCTGAAACTCCCGAGCTCGCAAGCTTCATCGCTTCCGCGAAATGATCATCGTCCACCAAATCCGTCACCAGGAGAGAGCTATGAGAAAGTTGAAGTCCCTCTTCACCATCGCTGCCGCGGCGCTTGCCGTTCTCGCCGCACCGAACCTTGCCAAGGCCGACAAGCTCCAGGACGTGCTCGGCGCCGGCAAGATTCGCGTCGGCATCCTCACCGATGCCGCGCCGTGGGGCTTCAAGGACGACAAGGGCGAAATCGCCGGCCTCGACGCCGATCTTGCAAAACTGATCGCCGCCGACATGGGCGTGAAGCTCGAGCTCGTGCCGGTGACGGGCGCCGCTCGCATCCCGAGCCTCTTGTCGGACAAGATCGACATGCTGATCGCAGGCCTCGGCGCAACGCCCGAGCGCGCCCAGCAGGTGATGTTCTCGCAGCCCTACGCCGTGGTGAATCTCGGCGTCTATGGCGCAAAATCGCTTCCCTCAGCCACCGGCAAGAAGCCCGACAATCTCGACGGCCGCAGCGTTGCGGTGGCCAAGGGCTCGACGCTCGACGTCTGGCTCACCGACAACGCCCCGAAGGTAAAGCTGGTGCGCTTCGAGGACACCCCGGCCGCTATCGCAGCCTATCTCGCCGGACAGGCCGACACGTTCGCGGAGAACAGCGCCATTGCGCTGAAGGTCCAGGACCAGAACCCGACCAAGGAGGTCGAGCTGAAATTCCTGATCCGCCAGTCGCCGGCCCATGTCGGCGTGCGCCAGGGCGAGCAGAACCTGCTCAACTGGATCAACACCGACATCTTCTTCAACAAGCTGAACGGCAAGCTCGGCGCACTTCAGCTGAAATGGTTCAAGGAAGAGCAGTCGCTTCCGACCCTGTAAGCTCGCACACGGCTCCCGCATCAGCGGGAGCCGACCTTCACGAGGAGAATTGAGATGATCAAGCGTTACGTCGTCGGCTCGCGCATGAGCCAGGCCGTCGCCGCAAGCGGCATGGTGCATATCGCAGGCCAGGTCGCAGATGACCGCAAGGCGGGCATCGTGTCGCAGACCCAGCAGGTGCTGGCCAAGATCGACGCGCTCCTGAAGGAAGCCGGCACCGACCGCTCCAAGCTGATCGCGGTCAACGTCTTCCTGCCGCACATCACCGACTTCGACACCATGAACTCGGTCTACGACGCCTGGATCGATCCGGCCAACCCGCCGGCGCGCGCCTGCGTCGAAGCCCGGCTCGCCGATCCCGATTTGCGCGTCGAGATGACCGCGGTCGCCTTGCTGTAACGGCGCCGCTTTTTCTTCAACCTTCGGCCGGCGTCGGCGACGACGCGGCCTCGAGGCAAGCCATGCATACCGGACTTTTTCACGAGATCGACTTCGAGAAGGACCAGAAATGGTCCGGCCATCTCGGCATTCCCTTCTCGATCGACCGCTCCCCCTACTTCCAGCTCAAGATCCCGATCTTCCGGATCAAGAACGGCGCCGGACCAAAACTGCTGTTGATGGCCGGCAATCACGGCGACGAATATGAGGGCGAGATCACGCTGACGCGGCTGTACCGCCGGCTCAACGCGAAGGACATCAAGGGCGAGATCACCATCCTGCCCTTCGCCAATTGGCCGGCCGTGATGGCAGCGCGCCGCCGCTCGCCGCTCGACGAGGGCAATCTCAACCGCGCCTTCCCGGGCGATGCCGCGGGCACGCCGACCTTCCGCCTGGCGCATTTCCTCGAGCACGAGCTGTTTCCGCGCCACGACGTCGTGTTCGACATCCATTCCGGCGGCACCTCGATGGCGCATGTGCCTTGCGCGCTGATCGAAAGGCAGGGCCCGCCCGAGATGTTCGGCCACG is a genomic window of Bradyrhizobium sp. CB1717 containing:
- a CDS encoding metallophosphoesterase, translating into MSEFRLTQISDTHLGRRFPGLIENFHRVCAHIDTERPDLVINTGDVSFDGPTSRDDVEFAKGLHNALPVACRYIPGNHDIGDNPTAIGPAPKPPVTEAHRRQFCDIIGEDHWSFEAAGWRFIGLNTLVMNSGLAFETEQFDWLSQEIARVNGGPVALFLHKPLFLNLPDDPETPETSIRYVPQPARARLIEMFARVDLRLIASGHVHQRRDFTFRYTRHVWAPSVGFRINDARQDRIAIKETGLVEYRFRPDSFEVRHVRAAGQADIDIEEVLLQMGGEH
- a CDS encoding amino acid deaminase gives rise to the protein MQFLSRWDSQRLSTTIRGIPLVDGVATEDIGSQRWSPARGDLALPALTLDEAAFAANRDLFLKWCKSAGVAVAPHAKTPMSPELARSLRVAGAWGTTVANIQQAAVLLASGERRLLLANEIGGLAAGRRLGALLSAYPDVEFHAFADSPAAVAALAEAARVANRRELSVLVELGAGRAGARDRAAIEATIAAVLAADRLVLGGVATYEGAVATPDADNTMHAIAALMKRTIEALAMVRAAAPRLPLIISAGGSAYFDVVARALAPVAQADGNATVVLRSGALFFADHGIYGRAFAELDRRGGLLIDGIRHSASDSFRPALTLWAEVLSRPEAGLAIAGFGMRDASFDQGLPVPLSIFRDGVERNGLAETLSVTRLNDQHAFLSVAPESALAVGDIIAFGISHPCTCLDRWRVIFGLDVDGVVTRALPTQFG
- a CDS encoding amino acid ABC transporter permease, producing the protein MNFLPLWRYQNQLIDGAIVTLELTVISALAGLVIGIAGAVALKGRITPLRWLVRGYIELFRNTPSLIQIFIVFFVLPNFGLKLPAFEAAAVALSLYFGAYSVEIIRAGLDSIPRSQVEAGQCLGLSGWQVFRHIILPPALRNAYPAVTSQFVLLLLGTSLASQVAADELFHVAGFIESRTYRSFEVYAVICAVYFAMAMSFKALFAIISLAAFRWPRRR
- a CDS encoding amino acid ABC transporter permease; this translates as MRSFSLIDFVSLFAALRWTVALVALALAFGAPLALGLALGRISRFAGLRWAMAACIQVIQSVPLLGLLFFFYFGMPVFLGIQVPALVAVTVAYTLYTAAFLGEIWRGGLEAVKQAQWEAGACLGLSAWQQFRHIIAPQALRLSLPPTVGFLVQLIKGTSLASILGFVELARAGQVVSAATFQPLLTYALVAAIYFALCLPLTLWSRSLEARLDGSR
- a CDS encoding amino acid ABC transporter ATP-binding protein gives rise to the protein MALVEIRDVHKTFGKVEVLKGVSLDVEEGEIVTIIGRSGSGKSTLLRCINALESVDSGEIRVEGQKVHAKMPDLKKFRQRVGIVFQAFNLFPHLKVERNITLAPLLTGRIEKAKARALAEDVLTRVGLSDKIDAWPEQLSGGQQQRVAIARCLAMSPHLMLFDEVTSALDPELVGEVLKVMEAMAKQGMTMILVTHEMGFARNVANRIVFMHQGRVWEQGPPAKLFANPETPELASFIASAK
- a CDS encoding transporter substrate-binding domain-containing protein, translated to MRKLKSLFTIAAAALAVLAAPNLAKADKLQDVLGAGKIRVGILTDAAPWGFKDDKGEIAGLDADLAKLIAADMGVKLELVPVTGAARIPSLLSDKIDMLIAGLGATPERAQQVMFSQPYAVVNLGVYGAKSLPSATGKKPDNLDGRSVAVAKGSTLDVWLTDNAPKVKLVRFEDTPAAIAAYLAGQADTFAENSAIALKVQDQNPTKEVELKFLIRQSPAHVGVRQGEQNLLNWINTDIFFNKLNGKLGALQLKWFKEEQSLPTL
- a CDS encoding RidA family protein, which codes for MIKRYVVGSRMSQAVAASGMVHIAGQVADDRKAGIVSQTQQVLAKIDALLKEAGTDRSKLIAVNVFLPHITDFDTMNSVYDAWIDPANPPARACVEARLADPDLRVEMTAVALL